One part of the Flavobacterium johnsoniae UW101 genome encodes these proteins:
- a CDS encoding M28 family peptidase — MRKNPTSILAIICILALLAAIYATMMPQYISKNDEALADFSTERALNQVEIIAQKPHYVGSTNHELVANYLKLELNRIGLETSVQEGFTLNDKGLLVKSKNILARIKGTNNTKALLLLSHYDSAPHSFSKGASDDASGVATILEGIRAFLYAKEPQKNDIIILFSDAEELGLNGAALFVNKHPWAKDVGLVLNFEARGTSGPSYMLMETNQGNQALVKEFTKAKPSYPVSNSLMYSIYKMLPNDTDLTVFREQGNIQGFNFAFIDGHYNYHTQQDDVQHLNKMTLAHQGSYLMPLLKYFANTDLNQITSPNSEDYVYFNAPFSFISYPFSWVMPMTLIAFGLLILFMFIGKAKRMISLREIFKGFVPLLGSVIIAGLVTFLGWKIILEIYPQYSDLLNGFTYNGHAYIGAFVTLSIAICFAFYHHFSDAKITMTHFVAPLLLWIIINAFLANSLTGAGFLIIPVYFGILLFGIFVFTQHYSLGMNLLFSIPALAIIAPFIVMFPIGLGLKILFGSAILTVLLFGLLLPIFNTFAKKGAWIMVFFAISIGFFIYAGIHSSYEPGKAKSNSLLYIYNANTNSAVWATYDVNLDEWTKTYLGQKNQKVVGLNSLPIASKYNTRFTYSSIAPIVDVPKPTIAFLKDSVVGNNRYLKIKITPNRKVNRYDIYANPKMTFYNFKANGVSTSGKKTNRLERDGMRLLCYYVVGNEPLVMDFYINKSSIFDMDLIESSFDLMTNPLLKVNPRSDWMMPTPFVLNDAVIIQQKIKRYTAPVNPPVQPAPVKDSAVIAKDSLIQPVTQP; from the coding sequence ATGAGAAAAAACCCCACCTCGATTCTCGCAATAATCTGCATTCTGGCATTGTTAGCTGCTATATATGCCACGATGATGCCTCAATACATTTCAAAAAATGATGAAGCTCTCGCCGATTTTTCTACCGAAAGAGCTTTAAATCAGGTTGAAATTATAGCTCAAAAACCTCATTATGTAGGTTCAACTAATCATGAATTGGTTGCTAATTATCTTAAACTTGAGCTTAACAGAATTGGATTAGAAACAAGTGTTCAGGAAGGTTTTACTCTTAATGATAAAGGGCTTTTGGTAAAATCTAAAAATATCCTTGCCCGAATAAAGGGAACAAACAATACAAAAGCACTATTATTACTTTCTCATTATGATAGTGCACCGCATTCTTTTTCAAAAGGTGCAAGTGATGATGCCTCTGGGGTTGCCACAATATTAGAAGGAATCAGGGCTTTTTTATATGCCAAAGAACCTCAGAAAAACGACATCATTATTCTTTTTTCAGATGCTGAAGAATTAGGTTTAAACGGCGCGGCACTTTTTGTAAACAAACATCCGTGGGCAAAAGATGTTGGTTTGGTTTTAAACTTTGAAGCAAGGGGAACTTCAGGACCAAGTTATATGCTGATGGAAACCAATCAGGGAAATCAGGCACTTGTAAAAGAATTTACCAAAGCAAAACCTTCTTATCCGGTTTCAAATTCATTGATGTACAGCATCTACAAAATGCTTCCAAATGATACTGATTTGACTGTTTTTAGAGAGCAGGGAAATATTCAGGGGTTTAATTTTGCTTTTATCGACGGACATTACAATTATCACACACAGCAGGACGATGTTCAGCATTTAAACAAAATGACATTGGCGCATCAGGGTTCTTATTTGATGCCTTTATTAAAATACTTCGCAAATACTGACTTAAACCAAATTACTTCACCAAATTCAGAAGATTACGTTTATTTCAACGCACCTTTTTCTTTCATAAGTTATCCTTTTTCATGGGTAATGCCAATGACACTTATCGCTTTTGGTCTTTTAATCCTTTTTATGTTCATTGGAAAAGCCAAAAGAATGATTTCATTAAGAGAAATATTCAAAGGCTTTGTACCGCTTTTAGGATCTGTAATTATTGCTGGTTTAGTAACCTTTTTAGGATGGAAAATTATTCTAGAGATTTATCCGCAGTATTCGGATCTTTTAAACGGATTTACCTACAACGGACATGCTTACATTGGCGCGTTTGTAACTTTAAGCATTGCCATCTGCTTTGCTTTTTACCATCATTTTTCTGATGCAAAAATAACAATGACCCATTTCGTAGCGCCTTTGCTGCTTTGGATTATTATTAATGCTTTTTTAGCAAACAGTTTAACTGGAGCAGGATTCTTAATTATTCCGGTATATTTTGGAATTCTTTTATTCGGAATCTTCGTTTTTACGCAGCATTACAGTTTAGGCATGAATTTACTTTTCAGTATTCCGGCTTTGGCTATTATCGCTCCGTTTATTGTAATGTTTCCAATTGGTTTAGGTCTAAAAATACTATTTGGAAGTGCAATTCTAACTGTCCTTCTTTTCGGATTGTTACTGCCAATATTTAATACTTTCGCTAAAAAAGGTGCTTGGATTATGGTTTTCTTTGCAATTTCCATCGGATTTTTTATTTATGCAGGAATTCATTCCAGCTATGAACCCGGAAAGGCAAAATCTAACAGTTTGTTATATATCTATAATGCCAACACCAACTCGGCAGTTTGGGCAACTTATGATGTAAACCTTGATGAATGGACTAAAACGTATTTAGGGCAGAAAAATCAAAAAGTTGTTGGTCTCAACAGTCTGCCAATCGCAAGTAAATACAATACAAGATTTACATACAGCTCCATAGCACCAATTGTTGATGTTCCAAAACCAACTATTGCTTTCCTGAAAGACAGTGTTGTGGGTAATAATCGCTATTTAAAAATCAAGATTACGCCAAATAGAAAAGTGAACCGTTACGATATTTATGCTAATCCAAAAATGACATTTTATAATTTCAAAGCAAATGGTGTATCTACTTCGGGCAAAAAGACAAATCGTTTAGAACGAGACGGAATGCGCCTGTTATGCTATTATGTTGTAGGCAACGAACCGCTTGTTATGGATTTCTATATTAACAAATCGTCTATTTTTGATATGGATTTAATTGAAAGTTCTTTCGATTTAATGACAAACCCTCTGCTTAAAGTAAATCCGAGAAGCGACTGGATGATGCCGACTCCATTTGTATTGAATGATGCCGTAATAATTCAGCAGAAAATTAAACGATATACCGCTCCGGTTAATCCGCCAGTACAGCCGGCACCAGTTAAGGACAGCGCCGTAATTGCAAAAGACAGTTTAATACAGCCTGTTACGCAGCCGTAA
- a CDS encoding rhodanese-like domain-containing protein has protein sequence METQIKHYENKLAFEMDPSDLFDALNNGEKVIALDARKAFGFEAEHIPNAINIPHREMSAETTKHLDKDVLYVTYCDGIGCNASTKGALNMTKLGFKVKELMGGIEWWKFDGYATEGSKGIKTGLKIECAC, from the coding sequence ATGGAAACGCAAATTAAACATTACGAGAATAAGTTAGCTTTTGAAATGGATCCTTCAGATTTATTTGATGCCTTAAATAATGGCGAAAAAGTAATAGCACTGGATGCCAGAAAAGCGTTTGGATTTGAAGCAGAACATATTCCGAATGCGATTAACATTCCGCACCGCGAAATGTCGGCAGAAACAACAAAACATTTAGATAAAGATGTTTTGTATGTTACCTATTGCGATGGAATTGGCTGTAATGCTTCAACAAAAGGCGCTTTGAATATGACTAAATTAGGGTTTAAAGTAAAAGAGCTGATGGGCGGAATCGAGTGGTGGAAGTTCGACGGATATGCAACAGAAGGTTCCAAAGGAATTAAAACAGGTTTAAAAATTGAATGTGCCTGTTAA
- a CDS encoding LysR family transcriptional regulator, producing MEIRHLKLIKAIVEEGSITKAIDKLHLTQSALSHQLKEAEYQLGTPIFLRTNKKLVLTKAGEKIYELANEILNKLTETESQIKQMVFGEYGEIRISTECFSSYHWLPSVLKQFHLLYPNVELKIVTEATHIPLQKLLENTIDIAIVSDTIKDHHIKYTELFQDEVVVVISENHPWAGKKYVVAEDFVNEHLIIHSLPMETVTIHQYFLAPAKVSPKKITPLPLTEASLEMVKADMGIMSMAKWALQPHIKNNSIKAVKVGKNGLKRKHFIATRANETYPDYFQHFINFLQNEINLQWNI from the coding sequence ATGGAAATACGTCATTTAAAATTGATAAAAGCAATTGTTGAAGAAGGAAGCATAACAAAAGCTATTGACAAACTTCACTTGACACAATCGGCTTTGAGTCATCAGCTCAAAGAAGCAGAATATCAATTGGGTACGCCCATTTTTTTAAGAACCAATAAAAAACTGGTTCTTACCAAAGCCGGAGAAAAAATCTATGAACTGGCAAATGAAATCCTAAACAAACTCACCGAAACCGAAAGTCAGATCAAACAAATGGTTTTTGGAGAATATGGCGAAATTAGAATCAGTACAGAATGTTTTTCCAGTTATCACTGGCTTCCATCGGTTTTAAAGCAGTTTCACCTTTTATATCCAAATGTTGAATTGAAGATTGTTACCGAAGCCACTCATATTCCGCTGCAAAAACTTTTAGAAAACACGATTGACATTGCCATTGTAAGTGACACTATAAAAGACCATCATATAAAATACACCGAATTATTTCAGGATGAAGTAGTAGTGGTGATTTCAGAAAACCATCCGTGGGCCGGCAAAAAGTATGTCGTTGCCGAAGATTTTGTAAATGAACATTTAATTATTCATTCACTTCCTATGGAAACGGTTACAATTCATCAGTATTTTTTGGCTCCAGCCAAAGTAAGTCCGAAAAAGATAACACCGCTTCCATTAACAGAAGCTTCTCTTGAAATGGTAAAAGCTGATATGGGCATTATGTCAATGGCAAAATGGGCATTGCAGCCACATATCAAGAATAATTCAATTAAAGCGGTAAAAGTGGGTAAAAATGGCTTAAAACGTAAACATTTTATCGCCACCAGAGCAAACGAAACTTATCCTGATTATTTTCAGCATTTTATTAACTTTTTACAAAACGAAATCAATCTTCAATGGAATATTTAA
- a CDS encoding GNAT family N-acetyltransferase, translating into MEYLIRKCEIADLPKLVILCQKHADFEKADYSPEGKEEGLKKALFSENPKLHCLVVAVKNTIVGYVSYTFDFSTWNTADFLYMDCLFLEEEARSFGIGEVLIDKLKEIGIENNCVNIQWQTPQFNERAIKFYTRMGAKGKDKVRFTLTL; encoded by the coding sequence ATGGAATATTTAATTAGAAAGTGCGAAATCGCCGATTTACCTAAACTGGTTATTTTATGCCAAAAACACGCCGACTTCGAAAAGGCCGACTATTCTCCGGAAGGCAAAGAAGAAGGTTTGAAAAAAGCCTTATTTAGCGAAAACCCAAAACTACATTGTTTAGTTGTGGCAGTAAAAAATACAATTGTAGGATATGTTTCTTATACTTTCGATTTTTCTACCTGGAACACTGCCGATTTTCTGTATATGGATTGTTTATTTCTGGAAGAAGAAGCACGCAGTTTCGGGATTGGCGAAGTTTTAATCGATAAGCTAAAAGAAATTGGGATCGAAAATAACTGCGTTAACATACAATGGCAGACACCTCAGTTTAACGAAAGAGCTATTAAATTTTACACCAGAATGGGCGCAAAAGGAAAAGATAAAGTCCGATTTACGTTAACTTTATAA
- a CDS encoding SDR family oxidoreductase produces MKQISILGCGWLGLPLAKKLIEKGHTVNGSTTSENKLSILKDAGIYPFLVTVESDSVSKNFTDFLAGSEILIIDIPPKLRAVASDSNMVFVQKIENLIPFIEKSTIQKILFVSSTSVYGDDNDSITEETIPNPETESGKQLLLAEKILQNNPNFETTILRFGGLIGKDRHPVKFLAGKENLENPDAPVNLIHQNDCIGVIEAIINQEKWNTVFNAVAPFHPTREEYYTLKAKEQNLILPQFSSEKSNIKKTISGKKIENILNYQFQLKNY; encoded by the coding sequence ATGAAACAAATAAGTATATTGGGTTGCGGCTGGCTGGGTTTGCCTTTAGCAAAAAAACTAATCGAAAAAGGACATACGGTAAACGGATCAACAACTTCTGAAAATAAACTTTCAATATTAAAAGATGCTGGAATATATCCATTTTTGGTTACCGTTGAAAGCGACAGCGTTTCTAAAAACTTTACTGATTTTCTAGCCGGAAGCGAAATCCTGATTATTGATATTCCACCCAAGTTACGCGCGGTTGCTTCAGATTCTAATATGGTTTTTGTACAAAAAATCGAAAACCTAATCCCATTTATAGAAAAATCAACCATTCAGAAAATACTTTTTGTGAGTTCAACTTCTGTTTATGGAGATGATAATGATAGTATTACCGAAGAAACAATTCCTAATCCGGAAACCGAAAGCGGAAAACAATTGCTTTTAGCAGAAAAAATTCTTCAAAATAATCCAAACTTCGAAACTACGATTTTGCGTTTCGGCGGATTAATTGGTAAAGATCGTCATCCTGTTAAGTTTTTAGCGGGAAAAGAAAATCTCGAAAATCCAGATGCACCAGTAAATCTAATTCATCAAAATGACTGCATTGGAGTTATTGAAGCAATCATAAACCAAGAAAAATGGAACACTGTTTTTAATGCCGTTGCTCCTTTTCATCCAACAAGAGAGGAATATTATACTCTAAAAGCAAAAGAACAAAACTTGATTTTACCACAATTCAGTTCAGAGAAATCAAATATTAAAAAGACTATTTCAGGCAAAAAAATTGAAAATATTCTAAACTATCAATTTCAGTTGAAAAATTATTAA
- a CDS encoding methylated-DNA--[protein]-cysteine S-methyltransferase, protein METVYINSPLGITKIVGDEAGIAAISVSDVGTNEVSKKIPKVLKDAVSQLEEYFEGKRTNFDLKLNPQGTEFQQKVWKSLLEIPYGKTVSYMDQTKKLGDIKAIRAVASANGKNPLWIVVPCHRVIGTNGSLTGYAGGLSRKKWLLEHESPSKQQSLF, encoded by the coding sequence ATGGAAACAGTATATATCAATTCGCCTTTAGGAATTACCAAAATAGTTGGTGATGAAGCAGGTATTGCAGCAATCTCTGTTTCTGATGTAGGAACAAACGAAGTTTCAAAAAAAATTCCAAAAGTTTTAAAAGATGCAGTTTCGCAGCTTGAAGAATACTTTGAAGGCAAAAGAACCAATTTTGACTTAAAACTAAATCCTCAGGGTACCGAATTTCAACAAAAAGTCTGGAAATCATTACTAGAAATTCCATACGGAAAAACGGTAAGTTATATGGATCAAACCAAAAAGCTGGGTGATATAAAAGCAATTCGGGCCGTGGCTTCAGCAAACGGAAAAAATCCGCTTTGGATTGTAGTTCCCTGTCATCGTGTTATTGGCACAAATGGTTCTTTAACAGGTTACGCCGGCGGATTATCACGCAAAAAATGGCTTTTGGAACACGAAAGCCCAAGTAAACAACAAAGTTTGTTTTAA
- a CDS encoding 3'-5' exonuclease: MIEKINLNNILFLDIETVPEEENFNSLDEEMKSLWDIKTQYQRKDDFTPEEFYDRAGIWAEFGKIICISVGYFTIKSDVRNFRVTSFFGEEKKILKDFNNLLNNHFNQPQHLLCGHNAKEFDIPFLARRMIINQIAIPDKLNLFGKKPWEIAHLDTLELWKFGDYKHFTSLKLLTKILGVPSPKGDIDGSQVAHVYYVEKDIDRIITYCEKDTIAVAQIFLRLRREDLLIDEEIIHV, from the coding sequence ATGATTGAAAAAATAAACCTAAACAATATTTTATTTCTTGATATAGAAACCGTTCCGGAAGAAGAAAACTTTAATTCGCTTGATGAAGAAATGAAATCACTTTGGGATATTAAAACACAATATCAGCGAAAAGACGATTTTACACCAGAAGAATTTTATGACCGTGCCGGAATTTGGGCTGAGTTTGGTAAGATTATTTGTATTTCGGTAGGCTATTTTACAATCAAAAGCGATGTTCGAAATTTTAGGGTGACTTCTTTTTTTGGAGAAGAAAAAAAGATCCTGAAAGATTTCAATAACCTGCTGAACAATCATTTTAATCAGCCTCAACATCTTTTATGCGGACATAATGCGAAAGAATTTGACATTCCGTTTCTGGCTCGCCGAATGATCATCAATCAAATTGCGATTCCCGACAAACTGAATCTATTTGGAAAAAAGCCCTGGGAAATTGCACACCTTGATACTTTAGAATTATGGAAGTTTGGTGATTATAAGCATTTTACGTCTTTAAAACTATTAACCAAAATTCTAGGCGTTCCTTCTCCAAAAGGCGATATCGACGGCAGTCAGGTTGCACATGTTTATTATGTAGAAAAAGATATTGACCGAATTATTACGTATTGTGAAAAAGATACAATTGCCGTAGCGCAGATTTTTCTTCGTTTACGCCGAGAAGATTTGCTGATTGATGAAGAAATAATTCATGTATAG
- a CDS encoding winged helix DNA-binding domain-containing protein, with protein sequence MTYEEISHHRLVSQKLYKTDQCSPQQIVRHLGAMQAQDYAMAKWAIGSRCDASEKEIEEAINSAQIIRTHILRPTWHFVSADDIYWMLDLSGPQVQKMTISAVKKYGFDIKKLDKTINSIEKLLPGNTHLTRDEIMQELDIKRTSKEDFLSAAIMMHAELDGLVCNGKMKGKQITYALLEERVKKPKTNFTKEEALAKLAKRYFESHGPATLLDFSWWSGFSPTICKKAINAIELQISSADINNQTYYFTSQGSNENSFRESVHFLPAFDEILISYKTREASFLSDHQTKVFTNNGIFKPIILENGKVIGIWKRTIKKDHAKIETEFFNETENSKKEILFEGIKSFEKYLETKVIIE encoded by the coding sequence ATGACATACGAAGAAATTTCACATCATCGGCTTGTTTCACAAAAACTTTACAAAACAGACCAATGTTCTCCGCAGCAAATAGTACGTCATTTGGGTGCTATGCAGGCTCAGGATTATGCCATGGCAAAGTGGGCAATTGGTTCTAGATGTGATGCTTCTGAAAAAGAAATTGAAGAAGCTATAAACTCGGCACAAATTATTCGGACTCATATTTTACGACCGACCTGGCATTTTGTTTCGGCTGATGATATTTACTGGATGCTGGATCTTTCTGGACCTCAAGTACAAAAAATGACAATTTCTGCTGTTAAAAAATATGGTTTTGACATCAAGAAATTAGACAAAACAATTAATTCGATTGAAAAATTACTACCTGGAAATACACATTTAACCAGAGATGAAATCATGCAGGAACTTGACATTAAGAGAACTTCGAAAGAAGATTTTCTTAGTGCAGCAATTATGATGCATGCAGAACTTGATGGTTTGGTTTGCAATGGAAAAATGAAAGGCAAACAAATCACGTATGCCTTGCTCGAAGAACGTGTCAAAAAGCCAAAAACGAACTTTACAAAAGAAGAAGCTTTAGCAAAATTGGCCAAGCGTTATTTTGAAAGCCACGGTCCAGCAACTTTACTCGATTTCTCATGGTGGTCTGGTTTTTCGCCAACTATCTGTAAAAAAGCCATTAACGCAATTGAGTTGCAAATAAGTTCTGCTGACATTAACAATCAAACGTATTACTTTACAAGTCAAGGATCTAACGAGAATTCTTTCCGCGAAAGCGTGCACTTTCTTCCAGCCTTTGATGAAATTTTGATTTCATATAAAACTAGAGAAGCTTCTTTTCTATCAGATCATCAAACTAAGGTTTTTACCAATAACGGCATCTTTAAACCGATAATTCTAGAAAATGGAAAAGTTATTGGAATATGGAAACGAACCATAAAAAAAGACCACGCCAAAATTGAAACAGAATTTTTTAATGAAACCGAAAATTCAAAAAAAGAAATTTTATTTGAAGGGATTAAGTCTTTTGAGAAGTATTTGGAAACTAAAGTTATTATTGAATAA
- a CDS encoding nucleoside recognition domain-containing protein yields the protein MVLSRFWLVIFISSIVFIVVSLFTANTYTIDSVLNGKKDDPILVSEKYIEQLPVFIKDSIKKAPDQTMIINRDTLNADTTYVYKNKTVKIYSGLQKSDGLLPTCKSTLVDLILPLIAYLAFFCGLMELLIVSGASGNLAKVLSPVFVKVFPSIPKNHPSISYMTLNFAANFLGLDSAATPFGLKAMESLQEINPDKDKASDAQIMFMCLHASGLTLIATSIIGYRAAANASNPADVMLPCIITSFIGTIAAFLIVGIKQKINFKSASLLIVLMGLIAAIVGLLMYVNQLDLIGKNYFTSNLSGLILIAIIAFTLIFSFKNEKKFSEANTTVFDTFVVGANNGVKTGVTIFPYVLGMLVAISLFRNSGLFEIISDGIAFVFSNMGVSKEITNALPVAMLRPFSSAGSRGFLIDSMNTFGADSLTARLSSIFQCSAESTFYVIAVYFGSVNIKNTRYALGTMLLVDLICVITAIFVATWFF from the coding sequence ATGGTATTAAGCAGATTTTGGTTAGTTATTTTTATTTCTTCGATTGTTTTTATTGTTGTGAGCTTATTTACAGCCAACACTTATACTATTGATTCTGTTTTAAATGGAAAGAAAGACGATCCAATTCTGGTATCTGAAAAATATATCGAACAGCTTCCTGTTTTTATTAAAGACAGTATAAAAAAAGCTCCAGATCAAACCATGATTATTAATCGTGACACGCTTAATGCCGACACGACTTATGTTTATAAAAACAAAACTGTAAAAATTTACAGCGGACTTCAGAAATCTGATGGTTTACTGCCGACTTGTAAAAGCACTTTGGTTGATTTAATTCTGCCATTGATTGCTTACCTGGCTTTTTTCTGCGGCTTAATGGAACTTTTAATTGTTTCTGGCGCATCTGGAAACCTGGCTAAAGTATTGAGTCCGGTATTTGTAAAGGTTTTTCCAAGTATTCCAAAAAATCACCCGTCAATCTCATACATGACTTTAAATTTTGCTGCAAATTTCTTAGGATTGGATTCGGCTGCAACACCATTTGGACTTAAAGCCATGGAGAGTTTACAGGAAATAAACCCCGATAAAGACAAAGCCAGCGACGCCCAGATTATGTTTATGTGTCTGCACGCATCAGGTTTAACTTTGATTGCTACTTCAATTATTGGATATCGTGCTGCTGCAAACGCAAGTAATCCTGCTGATGTTATGCTGCCTTGTATTATTACTTCTTTCATCGGAACAATAGCAGCTTTCTTAATTGTGGGTATCAAACAAAAAATAAATTTTAAAAGTGCCTCACTTTTAATTGTTTTAATGGGATTAATTGCTGCTATTGTAGGCTTGTTAATGTACGTGAACCAATTGGATTTAATTGGCAAAAATTACTTCACTTCTAACCTTTCAGGATTAATCTTAATTGCTATTATTGCTTTTACTTTGATTTTCTCTTTTAAAAATGAAAAGAAATTCAGCGAAGCCAACACAACTGTTTTTGACACTTTTGTTGTTGGTGCCAATAATGGTGTTAAAACCGGAGTTACTATTTTTCCTTATGTCTTAGGAATGCTGGTTGCTATCTCTTTATTCAGAAACAGCGGTTTATTCGAAATTATCAGTGATGGAATTGCGTTTGTATTTTCTAATATGGGCGTAAGCAAAGAAATCACAAATGCATTACCGGTTGCAATGCTTCGTCCGTTTAGTTCAGCAGGATCACGCGGCTTCCTTATCGACTCTATGAATACTTTTGGAGCCGATTCTTTAACGGCAAGATTAAGCAGTATTTTCCAGTGCAGTGCCGAAAGTACTTTTTATGTAATTGCAGTTTATTTTGGCTCAGTTAATATCAAAAATACCCGTTATGCTTTAGGGACGATGCTTTTGGTGGATCTTATCTGTGTTATTACAGCGATTTTTGTGGCTACTTGGTTTTTTTAA
- a CDS encoding fumarate hydratase — protein sequence MIDFIYQDPYPILKDDTQYRKITSDFVKVEKFGEREVLTVDPKGLELLAEEALTDVSFMLRTSHLQKLRNILDDPEATDNDRFVAYNLLQNASVAAEGQLPSCQDTGTAIVMAKKGESIFTGVDDAEWLSKGIFNTYQKRNLRYSQIVPISMFEEKNSGSNLPAQIDIYAKKGTSYEFLFMAKGGGSANKTYLYQQTKSLLNDKSMDAFIRAKIKDLGTSACPPYHLALVIGGTSAEANLSAVKKASAGYYDHLPTSGNMAGQAFRDLEWEERVQKICQESEIGAQFGGKYFTHDVRVIRLPRHAASCPVGLGVSCSADRNIKGKITKDGIFVEQLEVNPKQFLPETAPHLEAPVEVDLDQPMADILAKLSQYPIKTRLKLNGTVIVARDIAHAKIKELLDAGKPMPEYFKNHPVYYAGPAKTPEGMASGSFGPTTAGRMDVYVDEFQKNGGSMVMLAKGNRTKQVTDACNKYGGFYLGSIGGPAAILAQDNILKVEVVDFEELGMEAVRKITVKDFPAFIITDDKGNDFFENL from the coding sequence ATGATTGATTTTATATACCAAGATCCTTATCCAATTTTAAAGGATGATACGCAGTACCGCAAAATCACCTCTGATTTTGTAAAAGTTGAAAAATTTGGAGAACGTGAAGTTTTAACCGTTGATCCAAAAGGTTTAGAATTATTAGCTGAAGAAGCTTTAACCGATGTTTCGTTCATGCTTAGAACGTCGCATTTACAAAAACTAAGAAACATTCTTGACGACCCAGAGGCTACAGATAACGATCGTTTTGTTGCCTACAATTTACTTCAAAATGCTTCAGTTGCTGCCGAAGGTCAATTACCAAGCTGTCAGGATACCGGAACAGCAATTGTAATGGCTAAAAAAGGCGAAAGCATCTTTACAGGTGTTGATGATGCTGAATGGTTAAGCAAAGGAATTTTCAATACATACCAAAAACGTAATTTACGTTATTCGCAGATTGTTCCGATTTCGATGTTTGAAGAGAAAAACTCAGGATCGAATCTTCCGGCACAAATTGATATTTATGCAAAAAAAGGAACTTCTTACGAATTCCTTTTTATGGCAAAAGGAGGCGGATCTGCAAATAAAACATACTTATACCAACAGACAAAATCGTTATTGAACGATAAATCTATGGATGCATTTATCCGCGCCAAAATCAAAGACTTAGGAACTTCGGCTTGTCCGCCTTATCATTTGGCTTTAGTAATTGGAGGAACTTCTGCGGAAGCGAACCTAAGTGCTGTTAAAAAAGCTTCTGCCGGATATTATGACCATCTGCCAACTTCAGGAAACATGGCTGGTCAGGCATTTCGTGATTTGGAATGGGAAGAACGCGTTCAGAAAATCTGTCAGGAAAGTGAAATTGGAGCTCAGTTTGGAGGAAAATATTTCACGCACGACGTTCGTGTCATTCGTTTACCTCGTCACGCTGCTTCTTGTCCGGTTGGATTAGGGGTTTCTTGCTCTGCAGATAGAAACATCAAAGGAAAAATTACAAAAGACGGAATCTTCGTTGAACAGTTAGAAGTAAATCCAAAACAGTTTTTACCAGAAACGGCGCCACATTTAGAAGCTCCGGTTGAAGTTGACTTAGATCAGCCAATGGCGGATATTTTGGCTAAACTATCTCAATATCCTATCAAAACCCGTTTAAAACTAAACGGAACTGTAATTGTAGCCAGAGATATTGCTCACGCAAAAATTAAAGAATTATTAGACGCCGGAAAACCAATGCCGGAATACTTTAAAAACCATCCGGTATATTATGCTGGTCCTGCAAAAACTCCGGAAGGAATGGCTTCAGGTAGTTTCGGCCCTACAACAGCCGGACGTATGGACGTTTATGTAGATGAATTCCAGAAAAATGGCGGAAGCATGGTTATGCTTGCTAAAGGAAATCGTACGAAACAAGTTACTGATGCCTGCAACAAATATGGCGGATTCTATCTAGGTTCTATTGGAGGTCCTGCTGCTATTTTGGCACAAGATAATATCTTAAAAGTAGAAGTGGTTGATTTTGAAGAATTAGGAATGGAAGCAGTCCGTAAAATCACTGTTAAAGACTTCCCTGCCTTCATTATCACGGATGATAAAGGGAATGATTTCTTTGAAAATTTATAA